One window of Paenibacillus albicereus genomic DNA carries:
- a CDS encoding ABC transporter substrate-binding protein: MVIRNWKWVLPAAAAMLILPLSACAGNPDNTSGGAASSAPSATASPSESPAGGEASSEPAKQPVKVVWWHSMSGELGKAADALVSGFNSSQPDVQVEAVYQGTYDESLNKMKASMDAKSGPSLIQVYEIGSRFMIDSGAVTPVQQFIDAEGYDVGSLEPNIRGYYTFGGKQYSMPFNTSNPILYYNKDLFKAAGLDPEKPPATYQEVADAAKALTKDGVTGASFAIYGWFMEQLLAAQGKELVNNGNGRDSAATESLVNQEAAVKTLEWWKGLVDAKTALNLGRKTDDTKKAFLAGQVAMTLDSTAGLRGIVDGAAGKFEVGTAFLPRPSADTEGGVVVGGASLWVLNNKPAEEQQAAWAFIKYLAEPATQAQWHINTGYFPITTKAYDEQAVKDNLVKYPQFQTAVDQLHASKPSTASQGAVMGVFPEARQLVEGAIEEAFTGKKDAKAALDGAAKQITDKIAVYNKTVAK; encoded by the coding sequence ATGGTCATCCGCAATTGGAAATGGGTGCTGCCGGCCGCGGCGGCGATGCTGATCCTGCCTCTGTCCGCCTGCGCGGGCAATCCGGACAACACGAGCGGAGGCGCGGCTTCGTCCGCCCCGAGCGCGACCGCCTCGCCGTCCGAGTCCCCGGCCGGAGGCGAAGCTTCGAGCGAGCCGGCCAAACAGCCGGTGAAGGTCGTCTGGTGGCACTCGATGAGCGGCGAGCTCGGCAAGGCCGCGGACGCGCTCGTCAGCGGCTTCAACTCGTCCCAGCCGGATGTGCAGGTCGAGGCGGTGTATCAGGGCACGTACGACGAGAGCCTCAACAAGATGAAGGCGTCGATGGACGCCAAGTCCGGCCCGTCGCTCATCCAGGTGTACGAGATCGGCTCCCGCTTCATGATCGACTCCGGCGCGGTGACGCCGGTGCAGCAGTTCATCGACGCGGAAGGCTACGACGTCGGCTCGCTGGAGCCGAACATCCGGGGCTACTACACGTTCGGCGGCAAGCAGTACTCGATGCCTTTCAACACGTCCAACCCGATCCTGTACTACAACAAGGACCTGTTCAAGGCGGCCGGGCTCGATCCGGAAAAGCCTCCGGCCACCTACCAGGAAGTCGCCGACGCCGCGAAGGCGCTCACCAAGGACGGCGTGACCGGCGCTTCGTTCGCCATCTACGGCTGGTTCATGGAGCAGCTGCTCGCCGCCCAGGGCAAGGAGCTCGTCAACAACGGCAACGGCCGCGACAGCGCCGCCACCGAATCGCTCGTGAACCAGGAGGCGGCGGTGAAGACGCTGGAGTGGTGGAAAGGGCTCGTCGACGCCAAGACCGCGCTCAACCTCGGCCGCAAGACCGACGACACGAAAAAGGCGTTCCTCGCCGGCCAAGTGGCGATGACGCTGGATTCCACGGCGGGCCTGCGCGGCATCGTCGACGGCGCGGCCGGCAAGTTCGAGGTCGGCACGGCGTTCCTGCCGCGTCCGTCCGCCGATACCGAGGGCGGAGTCGTCGTCGGCGGCGCGAGCCTGTGGGTGCTGAACAACAAGCCGGCCGAGGAGCAGCAGGCGGCGTGGGCCTTCATCAAGTACCTGGCCGAGCCGGCGACGCAGGCTCAGTGGCATATCAACACAGGGTATTTCCCGATTACGACCAAGGCGTACGACGAGCAGGCGGTCAAGGACAACCTCGTCAAGTACCCGCAGTTCCAGACGGCTGTCGACCAGCTGCACGCCTCCAAGCCGAGCACGGCCAGCCAAGGCGCCGTCATGGGCGTGTTCCCGGAAGCGCGCCAGCTCGTCGAAGGCGCGATCGAGGAGGCGTTCACCGGCAAGAAGGACGCCAAGGCCGCGCTGGACGGCGCCGCCAAGCAGATCACGGACAAGATCGCCGTCTACAACAAGACCGTCGCGAAGTAA
- a CDS encoding carbohydrate ABC transporter permease, whose protein sequence is MLTVAPLLYLLAQIFMTPAEASMYPPRLLPSGLDTSSLRQAIETVPIFGFIANSFLLASAVTVLQVLSAALAAYAFVYVRFAGSRFWFALFISTMMIPWEVTIIPNYLTVKSWGWLDTFPGLIVPFAASAFGVFLLRQFFLQLPRELFEAARIDGCGHLRHFFSVVLPLSGPAAASLGVYVFLNGWNMYLWPLLVTSSDAMRTVQIGIAMLQFEEMTSWNLVLCGVALVLVPSLVLLALGLRPLVRGITAGAVKG, encoded by the coding sequence ATGCTCACCGTCGCGCCGCTGCTCTACCTGCTGGCGCAGATTTTCATGACGCCGGCGGAGGCGTCGATGTACCCGCCGCGTCTGCTGCCGTCCGGGCTGGACACGTCCAGCCTGCGGCAGGCGATCGAGACGGTGCCGATCTTCGGCTTCATCGCCAACAGCTTCCTGCTCGCGAGCGCCGTCACCGTCCTGCAGGTGCTGTCGGCGGCGCTTGCCGCGTACGCGTTCGTCTACGTGCGCTTCGCCGGCAGCCGCTTCTGGTTCGCGCTGTTCATCAGCACGATGATGATTCCGTGGGAGGTGACGATCATCCCCAACTATCTCACGGTCAAAAGCTGGGGCTGGCTCGATACGTTCCCGGGCCTGATCGTCCCGTTCGCGGCGTCGGCGTTCGGCGTGTTCCTGCTCCGGCAGTTCTTCCTCCAGCTGCCGCGCGAGCTGTTCGAGGCGGCGCGCATCGACGGCTGCGGCCATCTGCGGCATTTCTTCTCCGTCGTGCTGCCGCTCTCCGGTCCGGCCGCCGCCTCGCTCGGCGTGTACGTGTTCCTGAACGGCTGGAACATGTACCTATGGCCGCTGCTCGTCACGAGCAGCGACGCGATGCGCACGGTGCAGATCGGCATCGCGATGCTGCAGTTCGAGGAGATGACGAGCTGGAACCTCGTGCTGTGCGGCGTCGCGCTCGTGCTCGTGCCGTCGCTGGTGCTGCTCGCGCTCGGCCTGCGTCCGCTCGTGCGCGGCATCACCGCCGGAGCGGTGAAGGGCTGA
- a CDS encoding ABC transporter permease subunit produces MSSSPVDPSRPQHRTGPGAAASVPDASGLRTPSDASSPLATSSASTLGGASAAGPSELRDTSGASAPGVAASAAGPSELRDTPGASAPGVAASAAGPRAAARTARLRRWREQALGYAFLAPSLAVFAVFLFYPMLRSIYLSFQLTDPRGRVAAYAGWDNYTGMLQSSAFWNSLLVTLQFTLLTVPAGLALGLLCASLVHSAGRGRSALRFLFSLPLAMSVSTASIIWMILYHPSLGMLNYLLLQLGLDPVQWLTDPGSALGSVSLMTVWMNSGFPFVLLLAAIQGLDGDVLDSTRIDGASGWRTFVSVKLPLLSPTLFFLAVVSVMSAFQSFGQIHILTKGGPAGSTDVLVYSIYREAFVNYQFGTGSALAIVLFAIMLLLTLVQFLVLGKKVHYQ; encoded by the coding sequence ATGAGCAGCTCTCCCGTTGATCCCTCCCGGCCGCAGCACCGGACCGGCCCCGGAGCCGCCGCAAGCGTCCCAGACGCATCCGGGCTCCGCACGCCATCCGACGCATCCAGCCCTCTCGCGACGTCCAGCGCCTCCACGCTCGGCGGCGCAAGCGCCGCAGGCCCGTCCGAGCTCCGCGACACGTCCGGCGCATCCGCCCCCGGCGTCGCCGCAAGCGCCGCAGGCCCGTCCGAGCTCCGCGACACGCCCGGCGCATCCGCCCCCGGCGTCGCCGCAAGCGCGGCCGGCCCGCGCGCCGCAGCGCGCACCGCCCGGCTCCGCCGCTGGCGCGAGCAGGCGCTCGGCTATGCTTTCCTCGCGCCGTCGCTGGCCGTGTTCGCCGTATTCCTTTTCTACCCGATGCTCCGCTCCATCTATCTCAGCTTCCAGCTGACCGATCCGCGCGGCCGCGTCGCCGCCTACGCGGGCTGGGACAACTATACCGGCATGCTGCAGTCGTCCGCGTTCTGGAACAGCCTGCTCGTCACGCTCCAGTTCACCTTGCTGACCGTGCCGGCCGGCCTCGCGCTCGGCCTGCTCTGCGCCAGTCTCGTCCACTCGGCCGGGCGGGGGCGAAGCGCGCTGCGCTTCCTGTTCTCGCTGCCGCTCGCGATGTCCGTCAGCACGGCCTCCATCATCTGGATGATCCTCTATCATCCGTCGCTCGGCATGCTCAACTACTTGCTGCTGCAGCTCGGCCTCGATCCCGTGCAGTGGCTGACCGATCCCGGCAGCGCGCTCGGTTCCGTCTCGCTCATGACCGTGTGGATGAACTCGGGCTTCCCGTTCGTGCTGCTGCTGGCGGCGATCCAGGGACTGGACGGCGACGTGCTGGACAGCACCCGCATCGACGGAGCATCCGGATGGCGCACGTTCGTGTCGGTCAAGCTGCCGCTGCTGTCGCCGACGCTCTTTTTCCTCGCGGTCGTGTCGGTCATGAGCGCGTTCCAGTCGTTCGGACAGATCCACATCCTGACCAAGGGCGGACCTGCGGGGTCGACCGACGTGCTCGTCTATTCCATCTACCGCGAGGCGTTCGTCAACTACCAGTTCGGCACGGGCAGCGCGCTGGCGATCGTGCTGTTCGCGATCATGCTGCTGCTGACGCTCGTCCAGTTCCTCGTCCTCGGAAAGAAGGTGCATTACCAATGA